From the genome of Spinacia oleracea cultivar Varoflay chromosome 2, BTI_SOV_V1, whole genome shotgun sequence, one region includes:
- the LOC110800332 gene encoding uncharacterized protein isoform X1 encodes MSQPARKIRKRRRDRTSQTSLTPSSMADFTELSFPSTTSTSSSPFSNPSSSPFTFNFSTSSAFALPSAASGAASVCLGTVSSSSVICGSTSSSTATSVNGGSTSSSTTLSVICGTASSSAAPSVSCASVSSSIARSFSLGTTPSSAPPVISGSTSSPIARSFSSGSTSSPIARSFSFGSTSFSASSTPFIRFGSSTASSSCSLSVRFGSSAATSPVANISGTTATNSTAITTTSKPYAAGLQASASASAAVSSSTTTATQTYSSITAGLSSGTSVSLAAPFASPVTNHAASSQLAATSTASATSTGFTLNSTVPAASSSTGTSTTTAAKTAVAATATVESLPSLNHTLHNFVRRSLAPSRTRHRVRGRGKQSNVRRGSHNMQRVPQQQSLQQVLDNEAYKFGNQFVHQRYGKRPQEEEDATIKISQHQSSTVLSSIPENINRRVGEWIEPKEVILPADVFKRINGPAECKGERYAPQWDVNPNESLDYDFPEQGGTLGHRMLKGMILPRDCPSRVSKLIFANTSHQLAQFCGSYLEVAELGLHYQRHNAWLSDELLDVTNRLKDAEQEAASAKTAINAAIVSKEAAEKHLAEAKQAWNLEKSSLESNIIDLKKQLLAMKEEKDGAEKEALKL; translated from the exons ATGTCACAACCTGCGCGCAAAATCAGGAAGAGACGCAGAGACAGAACTTCGCAAACCTCTCTTACACCTTCATCAATGGCGGATTTCACAGAATTATCCTTCCCCAGCACTACTTCAACCTCCTCTTCTCCCTTCTCAAACCCTAGCTCCTCCCCTTTTACCTTCAATTTCTCCACCTCCTCCGCTTTTGCGCTTCCCTCTGCTGCCTCTGGCGCCGCCTCTGTATGCTTGGGCACCGTTTCTTCCTCCTCCGTCATCTGCGGCTCAACTTCCTCATCCACCGCTACCTCCGTCAATGGAGGTTCCACTTCCTCCTCTACCACTCTCTCCGTCATTTGCGGCACCGCTTCTTCCTCCGCTGCTCCCTCCGTCAGCTGCGCCTCCGTTTCTTCCTCCATCGCTCGCTCCTTCAGCCTCGGTACCACTCCTTCCTCCGCTCCACCCGTCATCTCCGGCTCTACTTCTTCCCCCATCGCTCGCTCCTTCAGTTCCGGCTCCACTTCTTCCCCAATCGCTCGCTCCTTCAGTTTCGGTTCCACTTCTTTCTCCGCTTCCTCCACTCCGTTCATCCGTTTCGGCTCCTCCACCGCCTCCTCATCTTGCTCTCTGTCTGTCAGGTTCGGATCCTCTGCAGCAACTTCCCCCGTCGCAAATATCTCCGGAACTACTGCTACGAATTCTACTGCTATTACCACCACTTCAAAACCGTATGCTGCTG GTCTCCAGGCTTCAGCTTCTGCCTCAGCGGCTGTCTCCAGCTCTACAACAACTGCTACACAAACATATTCATCTATTACTGCAGGCTTGAGTAGTGG GACTTCCGTTTCTTTGGCTGCTCCTTTTGCCTCTCCTGTTACTAACCATGCTGCCTCTAGTCAACTTGCTGCTACGTCCACTGCCTCAGCAACTTCTACTGGGTTTACTCTGAATTCAACAGTGCCAGCAGCTTCTTCCTCCACAGGCACTTCCACAACTACTGCTGCTAAAACTGCTGTTGCTGCTACAGCTACAG TCGAGTCACTTCCATCTCTTAATCATACACTGCATAACTTTGTCAGACGTAGTCTGGCCCCAAGTCGCACTCGGCATCGTGTTAGGGGACGTGGAAAACAATCAAATGTTAGAAGGGGCTCTCACAACATGCAACGTGTTCCGCAGCAACAATCACTTCAACAAGTTCTGGATAATGAGGCATATAAATTTGGCAACCAATTTGTGCACCAGCGGTATGGAAAGAGGCCTCAAGAGGAGGAGGATGCAACAATAAAAATCTCTCAACACCAATCCTCCACCGTACTCTCTAGCATTCCAGAGAACATAAACAGGCGAGTTGGGGAGTGGATTGAGCCAAAGGAGGTCATTCTCCCAGCTGACGTCTTCAAGCGGATCAATGGTCCTGCTGAATGCAAGGGGGAGAGATATGCCCCTCAATGGGATGTCAACCCTAATGAGTCCCTCGACTATGACTTTCCAGAACAAGGGGGGACTCTCGGCCACCGGATGCTAAAAGGAATGATCTTGCCTCGTGATTGTCCAAGCAGAGTCAGCAAATTGATTTTTGCCAATACCTCCCATCAATTAGCTCAA TTTTGTGGCAGTTACTTGGAGGTAGCTGAGCTGGGTCTGCACTATCAGCGTCATAATGCTTGGCTTTCTGATGAGTTGTTAGATGTAACAAATAGGCTGAAAGACGCGGAGCAGGAGGCTGCCAGTGCTAAGACTGCCATAAATGCTGCAATTGTTTCTAAGGAGGCTGCTGAGAAACACTTAGCAGAAGCTAAACAGGCTTGGAATCTTGAGAAGTCTAGCCTCGAAAGCAATATCATCGATTTGAAGAAGCAACTCCTGGCTATGAAAGAGGAAAAGGATGGGGCTGAGAAGGAAGCTCTGAAACTATAA
- the LOC110800332 gene encoding uncharacterized protein isoform X2 — MSQPARKIRKRRRDRTSQTSLTPSSMADFTELSFPSTTSTSSSPFSNPSSSPFTFNFSTSSAFALPSAASGAASVCLGTVSSSSVICGSTSSSTATSVNGGSTSSSTTLSVICGTASSSAAPSVSCASVSSSIARSFSLGTTPSSAPPVISGSTSSPIARSFSSGSTSSPIARSFSFGSTSFSASSTPFIRFGSSTASSSCSLSVRFGSSAATSPVANISGTTATNSTAITTTSKPYAAGELWTSVSLAAPFASPVTNHAASSQLAATSTASATSTGFTLNSTVPAASSSTGTSTTTAAKTAVAATATVESLPSLNHTLHNFVRRSLAPSRTRHRVRGRGKQSNVRRGSHNMQRVPQQQSLQQVLDNEAYKFGNQFVHQRYGKRPQEEEDATIKISQHQSSTVLSSIPENINRRVGEWIEPKEVILPADVFKRINGPAECKGERYAPQWDVNPNESLDYDFPEQGGTLGHRMLKGMILPRDCPSRVSKLIFANTSHQLAQFCGSYLEVAELGLHYQRHNAWLSDELLDVTNRLKDAEQEAASAKTAINAAIVSKEAAEKHLAEAKQAWNLEKSSLESNIIDLKKQLLAMKEEKDGAEKEALKL; from the exons ATGTCACAACCTGCGCGCAAAATCAGGAAGAGACGCAGAGACAGAACTTCGCAAACCTCTCTTACACCTTCATCAATGGCGGATTTCACAGAATTATCCTTCCCCAGCACTACTTCAACCTCCTCTTCTCCCTTCTCAAACCCTAGCTCCTCCCCTTTTACCTTCAATTTCTCCACCTCCTCCGCTTTTGCGCTTCCCTCTGCTGCCTCTGGCGCCGCCTCTGTATGCTTGGGCACCGTTTCTTCCTCCTCCGTCATCTGCGGCTCAACTTCCTCATCCACCGCTACCTCCGTCAATGGAGGTTCCACTTCCTCCTCTACCACTCTCTCCGTCATTTGCGGCACCGCTTCTTCCTCCGCTGCTCCCTCCGTCAGCTGCGCCTCCGTTTCTTCCTCCATCGCTCGCTCCTTCAGCCTCGGTACCACTCCTTCCTCCGCTCCACCCGTCATCTCCGGCTCTACTTCTTCCCCCATCGCTCGCTCCTTCAGTTCCGGCTCCACTTCTTCCCCAATCGCTCGCTCCTTCAGTTTCGGTTCCACTTCTTTCTCCGCTTCCTCCACTCCGTTCATCCGTTTCGGCTCCTCCACCGCCTCCTCATCTTGCTCTCTGTCTGTCAGGTTCGGATCCTCTGCAGCAACTTCCCCCGTCGCAAATATCTCCGGAACTACTGCTACGAATTCTACTGCTATTACCACCACTTCAAAACCGTATGCTGCTGGTGAGCTTTG GACTTCCGTTTCTTTGGCTGCTCCTTTTGCCTCTCCTGTTACTAACCATGCTGCCTCTAGTCAACTTGCTGCTACGTCCACTGCCTCAGCAACTTCTACTGGGTTTACTCTGAATTCAACAGTGCCAGCAGCTTCTTCCTCCACAGGCACTTCCACAACTACTGCTGCTAAAACTGCTGTTGCTGCTACAGCTACAG TCGAGTCACTTCCATCTCTTAATCATACACTGCATAACTTTGTCAGACGTAGTCTGGCCCCAAGTCGCACTCGGCATCGTGTTAGGGGACGTGGAAAACAATCAAATGTTAGAAGGGGCTCTCACAACATGCAACGTGTTCCGCAGCAACAATCACTTCAACAAGTTCTGGATAATGAGGCATATAAATTTGGCAACCAATTTGTGCACCAGCGGTATGGAAAGAGGCCTCAAGAGGAGGAGGATGCAACAATAAAAATCTCTCAACACCAATCCTCCACCGTACTCTCTAGCATTCCAGAGAACATAAACAGGCGAGTTGGGGAGTGGATTGAGCCAAAGGAGGTCATTCTCCCAGCTGACGTCTTCAAGCGGATCAATGGTCCTGCTGAATGCAAGGGGGAGAGATATGCCCCTCAATGGGATGTCAACCCTAATGAGTCCCTCGACTATGACTTTCCAGAACAAGGGGGGACTCTCGGCCACCGGATGCTAAAAGGAATGATCTTGCCTCGTGATTGTCCAAGCAGAGTCAGCAAATTGATTTTTGCCAATACCTCCCATCAATTAGCTCAA TTTTGTGGCAGTTACTTGGAGGTAGCTGAGCTGGGTCTGCACTATCAGCGTCATAATGCTTGGCTTTCTGATGAGTTGTTAGATGTAACAAATAGGCTGAAAGACGCGGAGCAGGAGGCTGCCAGTGCTAAGACTGCCATAAATGCTGCAATTGTTTCTAAGGAGGCTGCTGAGAAACACTTAGCAGAAGCTAAACAGGCTTGGAATCTTGAGAAGTCTAGCCTCGAAAGCAATATCATCGATTTGAAGAAGCAACTCCTGGCTATGAAAGAGGAAAAGGATGGGGCTGAGAAGGAAGCTCTGAAACTATAA
- the LOC110800332 gene encoding uncharacterized protein isoform X3, whose amino-acid sequence MLGHRFFLLRHLRLNFLIHRYLRQWRFHFLLYHSLRHLRHRFFLRCSLRQLRLRFFLHRSLLQPRYHSFLRSTRHLRLYFFPHRSLLQFRLHFFPNRSLLQFRFHFFLRFLHSVHPFRLLHRLLILLSVCQVRILCSNFPRRKYLRNYCYEFYCYYHHFKTVCCWTSVSLAAPFASPVTNHAASSQLAATSTASATSTGFTLNSTVPAASSSTGTSTTTAAKTAVAATATVESLPSLNHTLHNFVRRSLAPSRTRHRVRGRGKQSNVRRGSHNMQRVPQQQSLQQVLDNEAYKFGNQFVHQRYGKRPQEEEDATIKISQHQSSTVLSSIPENINRRVGEWIEPKEVILPADVFKRINGPAECKGERYAPQWDVNPNESLDYDFPEQGGTLGHRMLKGMILPRDCPSRVSKLIFANTSHQLAQFCGSYLEVAELGLHYQRHNAWLSDELLDVTNRLKDAEQEAASAKTAINAAIVSKEAAEKHLAEAKQAWNLEKSSLESNIIDLKKQLLAMKEEKDGAEKEALKL is encoded by the exons ATGCTTGGGCACCGTTTCTTCCTCCTCCGTCATCTGCGGCTCAACTTCCTCATCCACCGCTACCTCCGTCAATGGAGGTTCCACTTCCTCCTCTACCACTCTCTCCGTCATTTGCGGCACCGCTTCTTCCTCCGCTGCTCCCTCCGTCAGCTGCGCCTCCGTTTCTTCCTCCATCGCTCGCTCCTTCAGCCTCGGTACCACTCCTTCCTCCGCTCCACCCGTCATCTCCGGCTCTACTTCTTCCCCCATCGCTCGCTCCTTCAGTTCCGGCTCCACTTCTTCCCCAATCGCTCGCTCCTTCAGTTTCGGTTCCACTTCTTTCTCCGCTTCCTCCACTCCGTTCATCCGTTTCGGCTCCTCCACCGCCTCCTCATCTTGCTCTCTGTCTGTCAGGTTCGGATCCTCTGCAGCAACTTCCCCCGTCGCAAATATCTCCGGAACTACTGCTACGAATTCTACTGCTATTACCACCACTTCAAAACCGTATGCTGCTG GACTTCCGTTTCTTTGGCTGCTCCTTTTGCCTCTCCTGTTACTAACCATGCTGCCTCTAGTCAACTTGCTGCTACGTCCACTGCCTCAGCAACTTCTACTGGGTTTACTCTGAATTCAACAGTGCCAGCAGCTTCTTCCTCCACAGGCACTTCCACAACTACTGCTGCTAAAACTGCTGTTGCTGCTACAGCTACAG TCGAGTCACTTCCATCTCTTAATCATACACTGCATAACTTTGTCAGACGTAGTCTGGCCCCAAGTCGCACTCGGCATCGTGTTAGGGGACGTGGAAAACAATCAAATGTTAGAAGGGGCTCTCACAACATGCAACGTGTTCCGCAGCAACAATCACTTCAACAAGTTCTGGATAATGAGGCATATAAATTTGGCAACCAATTTGTGCACCAGCGGTATGGAAAGAGGCCTCAAGAGGAGGAGGATGCAACAATAAAAATCTCTCAACACCAATCCTCCACCGTACTCTCTAGCATTCCAGAGAACATAAACAGGCGAGTTGGGGAGTGGATTGAGCCAAAGGAGGTCATTCTCCCAGCTGACGTCTTCAAGCGGATCAATGGTCCTGCTGAATGCAAGGGGGAGAGATATGCCCCTCAATGGGATGTCAACCCTAATGAGTCCCTCGACTATGACTTTCCAGAACAAGGGGGGACTCTCGGCCACCGGATGCTAAAAGGAATGATCTTGCCTCGTGATTGTCCAAGCAGAGTCAGCAAATTGATTTTTGCCAATACCTCCCATCAATTAGCTCAA TTTTGTGGCAGTTACTTGGAGGTAGCTGAGCTGGGTCTGCACTATCAGCGTCATAATGCTTGGCTTTCTGATGAGTTGTTAGATGTAACAAATAGGCTGAAAGACGCGGAGCAGGAGGCTGCCAGTGCTAAGACTGCCATAAATGCTGCAATTGTTTCTAAGGAGGCTGCTGAGAAACACTTAGCAGAAGCTAAACAGGCTTGGAATCTTGAGAAGTCTAGCCTCGAAAGCAATATCATCGATTTGAAGAAGCAACTCCTGGCTATGAAAGAGGAAAAGGATGGGGCTGAGAAGGAAGCTCTGAAACTATAA